From Triplophysa dalaica isolate WHDGS20190420 chromosome 24, ASM1584641v1, whole genome shotgun sequence:
CTGAATCATGATAATCAGTCATTCTTTTCCTTTGACGGATAGAATTGTGTCATTACAGCTACTGTAGACATAACTTACTAGTTCGAGTAAACTTTGTCTATTATGCAAGCTGAGACGAGGGGACATTTTATCTTTCACAGTTTCACAGCGATAACTTGCTCTCTTAGGTCAAACTAGACATTTAAActacaacaaacaacaaaaacaaacgaaAAGACACATCATaattaaagaatttaaaaaatactaatGTGCTTAAAATGCATCCAGCTGTAGACATTAAAGCCTTTTGTCTTGTTATTAAGTTTTAAAACACTCTATGACCCAGGACGATCCCTTTGCATCTATTATATTCCTATAGTATTATGTTTAGGATTGCGATCAGATGTCTTCGGTTGTATCCTGTTTCACCATCTATCCATTCTTTATGGGATAGCATGGAACATTAGAATAGTTGAATCCCCATAtcagaaaatattgaaaatataatgCCAAAGGTGCCTGGTTTTTCATGCTTTTTGAGCTAACATTGTACATGCcctaaaattatattaataatacatacGGTAATAAGGTGACATTCAAAATCAACATCCCAATATCTTTTCTACATACTTGAAAGTACGTGATTTTATCCAATCTATAAATGATCACAGTGTAGTATTGTGCAACTAGGATGTAAAAACGttacatgtttacataaatCCGCAATAGTGCCACCATGTGATCTGAAAGGAAATTTCACAAACTCTTGGACTAATAGTACAATTAATGCCCtcaatttgcttttattttgggGACAAAATTGTGCTTTTGTAGTAATTGTGCACTCAGACTGAAACACACAAGTTCAGTCTGTATCTTCCTAATAGTTTTTTCTGATTCCGCAATTAAGGAATAAAAATAGGGCagaataaaatcttttaaataaacaaatcctTTACTCTAAGCAAAAGCTCTGAGTAGCACTTGTAAATAAGCGAGGTGGACTACAGAAATGTTTGACATTACGTAAGGTTGGTCCCTTCCTTACGGTAAATAAGGCTTCCGTACAGATGATACAGTCCTCTGGATATGTAAAAGTATTTGACCTTTCTCTTGTTTAGAGGATTTTTCTCCATGTCCGATTTTTGACTGCTTTGGGACGTGTCTTGAGGGACCTCTTCCGAAGTCTGTTGATCGTTTTACCTGTTGAGGGGAGGTAGTAGCATTGACACTAACTGTTAATGCAATCCTAATGTAGTATTTTCTCTCCTGTGGGGATATGCTTACCTTCTATACATTCAACCTGAGGCTGCTCCCACTGGCCATCCGCCATACATCGCACCACAGAAAGGTGGCGCTGTGTGAATCCACTGTCACACTCGTACCGAATGATCGAATTAACAGTGTAGCGTTCTTGGGGGCTGCCGAGCATCCTTGCATTCCTCACCTCAGGAGGTGATGAACAGGTGActacaataacaaaaacaaacaaaaatggttaaatatttgcaatacatttttgtaataactATATAGTCAAAAATAGTTGTAAATGACGAAACATTTGTGAGAACCGATTCTATGCTTAAATTATTGTCTAGCACCTCTTCTTACCAGGTCCAGTTTTGCAAGTAAAGGGTAGATGGTAGTTGCAGGGCACATCATTCCACTGGCCATCTTCATGCCATACCATTACAACACAGTCTTCATCTGTGTTAAAGTAATTATCTGGCTGGTTTGGTCTccagtttttatatttctgcattgaatataaaaatgtacttatgAAATATTGCATGTTTAAAATTGTATGTATTTGCATTGAAGTACCCCTTCCTCTACAGTTCGACCTGCAGGAATGTAGTTGTGTGGAAACCGATCTTACCAAAATGCTTCCATCAGTCCAGTGAAACTCATTTTCCACTTTTTTGTCGCTGAGTCCGATCCACTGGTAGTTGCGAGCCTGAGCTAGGTGATTCAGAAATATATAAGCATTTACATTAAGGTCAGCAAGTAGACACACATCCTAATTAGAGATCAGGTTTTACTCACTTCTGACAAAGTCTTGTTCTTGTTTGGAGGATATGCTAACCAAGTGAGAGTTTAGATCTTTACAGCGCTGCTCAGCACCGGCCCAGGTCTCACGCTCATCAAAGTGGATGTAACAGCTGCCCATGAACTCCATCCACCCCTCAGCACATCCCTGTATCGCTGATAGAAGAGTACCAGTTACCAGtgaaaaacagctttaaaattATTCCGATTCTGATTAATCtgattatttgtgtgttttgttcttgTACTTAATGAAAGAATTGGACATTTTATGTCTTTCTAGTTTCCAGtgatttaaattgattaaaaaagtttgcatttatgaaatgtgtgtttgtggcatgtataattaattcatttatatgtatacataatttaaattatacttaaatataaattaatatatattttgtattaattgctATTAATCGATTTGAAAGCACCATCAATGAGACATACACAACAGAATGTGAGTACCATGACTTTTCTCTTACATATTGAGCAATTCTCCCCGCTGAATCCTCGTGGGCACTGACATACAACAATGCCATGTTGTATAGAGCAGAAGCCATCGCCACAGGGGTTTGGTTCACAGGGGTTAGCAAAAGCTGTCAAAGATATACATATTGACCTTTATTCCCACAGGTTAATATGTAGGTAGTCTAACAGTAGATAAAAAAAGTTTCAGTGTTTACCATCAGTAACTGTGGGCTCCACTATAGATTCTGGTGTTTGTAGTGAAACTGAAGGAGAAGTGATGAAATCCGAGATGGTGGATACTGTGGTTTCCACTGGGGACTGATCAGTGTTATCAAACGCTTCTGTGGCGCTACTAAGTTGCTCATTTTTTTCTGGTAGGAGATAATCTGTTCCTCTGGAAATCAAGTGATGTTCATATGAATTTCTGTAAGAGGAGCCTGAGATGTCATCAGCTGAATGTTCTTGACCACTGCCCTCCCCACTGACCTCCACAGATCCACGGCCTTGTTCTGTTCTAGTTGTAGGCCCAGAGACAAACTCAATGATCTCATCATCTGTTAGAATAattatcttttcatttattctttcaAAGTGGTCCGATATGCCACCTGAACCAGAAGCTGAAGAGTGAGAGCCAGAACCACTAACATAATTCAGGCTAAATGGAGAAACGCCAGACAATTCCTGTTCTCCAGATGGCCTTGCGGTTAGATCAATAATTTCTGTGTCTAAGAACGACACACCAAAGAGGCCTGACCCACTCAGTTCAGCACCACTGTGTATTTTGCTTGATCCTGAACCGATAATTACATTTCCGAATCCCGATAGAAGGTCACTAGTTCCTAAACCACTAATTTCACTGTTGAGTCCTGACGGAAGGCCACTAGCTCCTGAACCACTAACTTCACTCCAGAGTCCAGATGGAAGGCCACTAGATCCTGAACCACTAACTTCACTGTCAAGTCTAGATGCTCCTGAACCACTAACTTCAATGTTAAGTCCTGACGGAAGGCCACTAGCTCCTGAACCACTTAATTCACTCCAGAGACCAGATGGAAGGCCACTAGCTCCTGAACCACTAACTTCACTGTCAAGTCTGGATGCTCCTGAACCACTAACTTCAATGTTAAGTCCTGATGCAAGGCCACTAGCTCCTGAACCACTAACTTCACTCCAGAGTCCAGATGAAAGACCACTAACTCCGGAAATGCTAATTCCACTACCAAGTCCCGATGGAAGGCCACTAGCCGAACTCCCAGATGGTTCACCGGATTCCCAATCCCCAGATTCTAGTCTTTGAATAATGAAAACACCACTACCTTCTTTTGCCTCCTGAGCACTACCTGAACCAGAAGTCCCCAAAATTAATGTGTCTACACCTTCTCTGAACTGCACAAGAAAACCTGATTCATCACCACTTTGGCCAGAACCAGATATGTCCCCACTGGGCCTGCCACTGCCAGACATGTCTCCAGAACTGAATTGAGGAAAGCCTGATCCTGATATGTCCCCGGAACTGAAAGCATGAAAGCCTGATCCTGAGCTTGATCCAGATATCTCTCCAAAAGTCGGATCGAGTTTACCAGATGCTGACCCCAATCCAGATATGTCCCCAGAACTGAGACCTGATGCTGACCCAAAGCCAGAGACATCCCCAGAACCGAGATCAAGTTGACCTGATGTTGAGCCTGATCCAGAAACATCCCCAGAACTGAAATCAGGATGACCTGATGCAGAGCCTTGTCCAGATGCATCTCCAGAACTGAAACCAGGATGACCCGATGCAGACCCTGATCCAGATGCATCCCCAGAGCTTGAACCAGGATGAACCGGTGCAGACCCCGATCCAGAGGCATCACCAGAACTGAAACCAGGATGACCCGATGCAGACCCCGATCCAGATGCATCCCCAGAACTGAAACCAGGATGACCCGATGCAGACCCCGATCCAGAGGCATCCCCAGAACTGTGATCTGGATGATTATTGCAGACCCCGATCCAGAGGCATCCCCAGAACTGAAACCAGGATGACCCGATGCAGACCCCGATCCAGAGGCATCCCCAGAACTGTGATCTGGATGACCAGATGCAGACCCTGATCCAGATACATCCCCAGAACTGTGATCTGGATGACCCGATGCAGAGCCTGATCCAGACATGTCCACAGACAATGGAGGGACAATTGGATAAACTGTAACACAGACCTGAAAATTACCACCACTCAATTTGCCAATTGCACAGACCAATTTCCTGAagtagacatttaaaaaatattttatatacttttacactttatatagcacattttttatattttactttttgctAATCCTAAAATAgtgacttttcattttaaagttaacaagttaatttgaaaatgaatataattatCATCATAAAGGACAAACATGGATGAAATGCACCAATTTACCAGAGGTTACATTTTCTTTGGTAATATCACTTCCCAGGTCAGGCTTAGCCGTAACCACTCTGATCACTTCCTCTTCTACCAGTGAGCTTGTCTCAGTTATGTTTGGAGAAACGGATAGGGGGTCTTCTGTACTGGTAATGTTAAGAGTTTCTTCAGTCTCCCCACGGGCTTCGCCATTTGTGGTCACCTGTTGTGTGTAATCTAAAGGATTTAAAGTCACTGTGGCCACAGTGAACCCAGAATCTGTAGAAGTGTATATTTCAGGGAATGGTGAGGTCTCTGAAACCTTGTCTTCTTGTTCTGCAGAATCATGAAAAGTAGTTTCTTAAAGCCATagagaaacattttgaaaataaaacggtaatgtaaatgtattctctACACTTACCTCTGTAACAGATTGCATCATAGCGGGAGTCTGGATGGGGGTAGCCAGTCTGATTTGGAAACAGGTAAACAGTTCGCACTCCCAGAAGCCCGCCGCCGCACTGGGGTCGGCGTGTGTTAATGGGGTACCGCACGCTCCTGTCTGCTAGCCAGCCAGCATTACATACATCCATGCCAGTCATCCATGCCAGGTACAGTTGTCCCGTGGTGGCCAGCTGGGCTCCCAGCTTTGCACATTGCTCTTCAGCTTCAGGAAACGTAAACTTCTCCACAGAGAAGGAGTAAAACACTTTGCCTGAGTGGCAAAGGGAATCCATTCATTAAAAACTAATagaaacagacacaaacaaactctGGCAATGTGGTTTGGAACGGTGATTGTGGTACCTGACATTTTGTCTGCAAAGCAGTAGACATCATAGGTCTCATTGACATCTCGGACTCCATATGTTCTTACACCTGGAAAGTTTTCTTTGTCTCCATAGCAAGGCTCTCTTGGCTCATGAATGGGATACCTTTGGAGAATTGCGGGAAGTGTAATCATAGTTATTaagtgatacatttttttttttttttaaagaattgtttgctttgattttttattagattttttatatGTGGCTTTCTGTATGTTTACTACTGACCATTTGAACtcaaacacatatacacatttaagatttatttgctttttgttCCAGGAAAATGGATCAAAAGAATTGATGACTCATCCTGTACACACAGGATGAGACGCATTGTGGAAGTcagtaaaacaacattaaataaaaacctgaGCCAAACtaaaaattgtataataaataaattataatgaagtaattattttatttgtggcaAAAGTATTTACAACTGGCATTTAGGAAATTTTAATGGAGGCAAGTGACAAATTTAGATACAATTTGTCTATAAAAAGTCGGAgaggctatttaaaaaaagaatttcttcaaaaatatagttcaaccaaaaatgtaatttctatcatcatttacatgGTTATTCTaatcctgtatacatttctttgttctgctgaacacaaagatatttggaaaaatgtcagacacctaacagatctcatcccctattgactcccatattatCTTTTTCCTATATGGctgtaaatgggggatgagatctgtttggttactgactttcttccaaatatcttcctttgtgttcagcaaatcTTTTAACATTACCTCACAGTTTGATCTGAGAGCCAGCCAGCATCACATTGATGGAATCCATCATCAAAGGCCGCTTGCAGCTGAGCAGGAGTTGCGATAACAGCACTGTTTTGAATGCAGGCAGCCTTTGCTGTCTCAAATGTCAAGGTGTATCGGGTGGAAATCGCTCGGTAGTGGAACAAAATACCTGTACAGATTATATCAATTCATTGAACGATTACAATATCTTAGTAATAA
This genomic window contains:
- the acanb gene encoding aggrecan core protein, encoding MSLTLLLLCSCLSVISGTPVFFGDLADQDSTISVSIPVEQPLRPLLGGSMVIPCYFQDNVVHDPGATTISPLAHRIKWSYIYKGTISLILVATGGLVKVEGDYLDRVHMVNYPMVPSDATIEISELRSKDSGIYRCEIMQGIEDNYDSVEMQVQGILFHYRAISTRYTLTFETAKAACIQNSAVIATPAQLQAAFDDGFHQCDAGWLSDQTVRYPIHEPREPCYGDKENFPGVRTYGVRDVNETYDVYCFADKMSGKVFYSFSVEKFTFPEAEEQCAKLGAQLATTGQLYLAWMTGMDVCNAGWLADRSVRYPINTRRPQCGGGLLGVRTVYLFPNQTGYPHPDSRYDAICYREQEDKVSETSPFPEIYTSTDSGFTVATVTLNPLDYTQQVTTNGEARGETEETLNITSTEDPLSVSPNITETSSLVEEEVIRVVTAKPDLGSDITKENVTSVYPIVPPLSVDMSGSGSASGHPDHSSGDVSGSGSASGHPDHSSGDASGSGSASGHPDHSSGDASGSGSASGHPGFSSGDASGSGSASGHPGFSSGDASGSGSAPVHPGSSSGDASGSGSASGHPGFSSGDASGQGSASGHPDFSSGDVSGSGSTSGQLDLGSGDVSGFGSASGLSSGDISGLGSASGKLDPTFGEISGSSSGSGFHAFSSGDISGSGFPQFSSGDMSGSGRPSGDISGSGQSGDESGFLVQFREGVDTLILGTSGSGSAQEAKEGSGVFIIQRLESGDWESGEPSGSSASGLPSGLGSGISISGVSGLSSGLWSEVSGSGASGLASGLNIEVSGSGASRLDSEVSGSGASGLPSGLWSELSGSGASGLPSGLNIEVSGSGASRLDSEVSGSGSSGLPSGLWSEVSGSGASGLPSGLNSEISGLGTSDLLSGFGNVIIGSGSSKIHSGAELSGSGLFGVSFLDTEIIDLTARPSGEQELSGVSPFSLNYVSGSGSHSSASGSGGISDHFERINEKIIILTDDEIIEFVSGPTTRTEQGRGSVEVSGEGSGQEHSADDISGSSYRNSYEHHLISRGTDYLLPEKNEQLSSATEAFDNTDQSPVETTVSTISDFITSPSVSLQTPESIVEPTVTDAFANPCEPNPCGDGFCSIQHGIVVCQCPRGFSGENCSISIQGCAEGWMEFMGSCYIHFDERETWAGAEQRCKDLNSHLVSISSKQEQDFVRTQARNYQWIGLSDKKVENEFHWTDGSILKYKNWRPNQPDNYFNTDEDCVVMVWHEDGQWNDVPCNYHLPFTCKTGPVTCSSPPEVRNARMLGSPQERYTVNSIIRYECDSGFTQRHLSVVRCMADGQWEQPQVECIEGKTINRLRKRSLKTRPKAVKNRTWRKIL